The following proteins are co-located in the Scylla paramamosain isolate STU-SP2022 chromosome 37, ASM3559412v1, whole genome shotgun sequence genome:
- the LOC135091315 gene encoding rRNA N6-adenosine-methyltransferase ZCCHC4-like isoform X2, giving the protein MAARGVAVVGVASTENPACVHGPTVVFERFLQDGSTRRFYACAACRDRKDCAFFLWADQTLSHTKRRLWADLYTAAWSKIPHRERYKKLKAVRRAAAGDRVYCKTCCVLLLASERESHLSCSLTTPLTDTQLAQPSTCSFFPPESFLHYNMFNHHLFGGTAAHDTYLSFLAANEKLVLVSDPPFGGRMELLAHTLHTIEADWRTAAALDPQATLPVFLVFPYFLEAQVVASLPTLAMMDYQVDYDNHPIYSKGPKGMKHGSAVRVFTNQPLHALPLPGEEGYRWCEPCRRWVHHANAHCEVCRACTSKDGRTYKHCDECERCVKPAWVHCATCGGCRPPDHQCSTLPLGCYTCGDLDHKHLACPKRKRSVSSRESKKKKRKKGSKESAVPGSLADERHRDLDILAQLVDGK; this is encoded by the exons ATGGCGGCTCGTGGGGTGGCAGTGGTTGGGGTGGCCTCCACTGAAAACCCAGCCTGTGTTCATG GCCCCACTGTCGTGTTTGAGCGCTTCCTGCAGGACGGCAGCACACGCAGGTTCTACGCGTGTGCTGCCTGTAGGGACCGCAAGGACTGTGCTTTTTTCCTATGGGCGGACCAGACCCTCAGCCACACCAAGAGGAGGCTGTGGGCTGACCTCTACACGGCAGCCTGGTCTAAGATACCCCACAGAGAGAGATATAAGAA GCTGAAGGCGGTGAGGCGGGCAGCAGCTGGGGACCGAGTGTACTGCAAGACGTGttgtgtgctgctgctggcgTCTGAGAGAGAGTCCCACTTGTcctgctccctcaccacccctCTGACGGATACCCAGCTGGCCCAACCCTCCACG TGTTCCTTCTTCCCGCCGGAGAGCTTCCTGCACTACAACATGTTCAACCACCACTTGTTTGGCGGCACAGCGGCTCACGACACATACCTCTCCTTCCTGGCGGCCAATGAGA AGCTGGTGTTGGTGAGCGATCCGCCCTTTGGTGGACGCATGGAGCTGCTGGCACACACCCTGCACACCATAGAGGCCGACTGGAGGACTGCCGCCGCCCTCGACCCTCAGGCCACGCTGCCCG TGTTCCTGGTGTTCCCATACTTCCTGGAGGCTCAGGTGGTGGCCAGTCTGCCCACCCTGGCCATGATGGACTACCAGGTGGACTACGACAACCACCCCATCTAtagtaaag GGCCAAAGGGGATGAAGCATGGGTCAGCAGTGCGAGTGTTCACCAACCAGCCGCTGCACGCCCTGCCGCTGCCGGGAGAGGAGGGCTACCGGTGGTGTGAGCCGTGCCGCCGCTGGGTGCACCATGCCAACGCACACTGTGAGGTCTGCCGGGCATGCACGTCCAAG GATGGCCGCACATACAAGCACTGTGATGAGTGTGAGCGGTGTGTCAAGCCAGCCTGGGTGCACTGTGCCACCTGTGGAGGGTGTCGGCCGCCAGACCACCAGTGCTCCACCTTGCCTCTGGGCTGCTACACCTGTGGGGACCTGGACCACAAGCACCTCGCCTGCCCCAAACGCAAg aGGTCTGTGTCATCGAGAGAatccaaaaagaagaaaagaaagaaaggtagcaAGGAGTCAGCAGTACCAGGCAGTCTGGCTGATGAGAGACACAGGGACCTGGACATCCTGGCTCAGCTCGttgatggaaaataa
- the LOC135091316 gene encoding GDP-L-fucose synthase-like, with protein MSGEQKVVIVTGSTGLVGSAVQIVAKKEQRPDEKWVFLSSKDGNLRNIEEARAIFKKHSPTHVINLAAKVGGLFSNMKYGCDFLRTNMEINQNVLQVSHETGVKKVISCMSTCIFPDKTTYPIDETMVHNGPPHPSNYGYSMAKRMIDVMNRTYHDQYGCMFTSAIPTNVYGPYDNYNLEDGHVLTGLIHKIYLAKKNNTPFTIWGSGKPRRQFIYSLDLARLLIWAIREYNDVNPILLCVDEEDEVSIKELAEMVVEETGFKGSVTHDLTKADGQFKKTASNAKLRSYLPDFKFTPIRQGIRETVEWFAANYETARK; from the exons ATGAGCGGCGAGCAGAAGGTAGTGATAGTGACCGGGTCCACGGGTCTGGTGGGCAGCGCCGTGCAGATCGTGGCCAAGAAGGAACAGCGCCCCGATGAGAAATGGGTGTTCCTCAGCTCCAAGGATGGCAACCTCAG GAACATCGAGGAGGCGCGGGCGATCTTCAAGAAGCACAGCCCCACGCACGTCATCAATCTGGCGGCGAAAGTCGGGGGTCTGTTCAGCAACATGAAGTACGGGTGTGATTTTCTG cGCACCAACATGGAGATCAACCAGAACGTGCTGCAAGTGAGCCACGAGACAGGCGTGAAGAAGGTCATCTCCTGCATGTCCACTTGCATCTTCCCGGACAAGACCACCTATCCCATTGACGAgaccatg GTCCACAACGGGCCGCCACACCCGTCCAACTATGGCTACAGCATGGCCAAGAGAATGATTGACGTGATGAACCGCACCTACCACGACCAGTACGGCTGCATGTTCACCTCCGCCATCCCCACCAACGTGTACGGCCCCTACGACAACTACAACCTGGAGGACGGGCACGTGCTGACTGGCCTGATCCACAAG ATCTACCtggccaagaagaacaacaCCCCCTTCACAATCTGGGGCAGTGGGAAACCTCGTCGCCAGTTCATTTATTCCCTTGACTTGGCCCGCCTCCTCATCTGGGCCATCAGAGAATACAATGACGTGAACCCCATCCTGCTGTGTG TTgacgaggaagacgaggtgTCCATCAAGGAGCTGgcggagatggtggtggaggagacggGCTTCAAGGGCTCAGTGACGCACGACCTCACCAAGGCTGACGGTCAGTTCAAAAAGACCGCCAGTAACGCCAAGCTGCGCTCCTACCTGCCTGACTTCAAGTTCACCCCCATCAGGCAGGGCATCCGCGAGACTGTAGAGTGGTTTGCTGCCAACTACGAGACCGCAAGGAAGTAA
- the LOC135091317 gene encoding ras-related protein Rab-8A-like yields the protein MMAKTYDYLFKLLLIGDSGVGKTCVLFRFSEDAFNSTFISTIGIDFKIRTIELDGKKIKLQIWDTAGQERFRTITTAYYRGAMGIMLVYDITNEKSFDNIKNWIRNIEEHASADVEKMILGNKCDVNDKRQVSRDRGEQLAIEYGIKFMETSAKASINVEDAFFSLARDIKAKMEKKLEASNPPKGGHVIKPDEPPRKNIMNWLAKCSLL from the exons ATGATGGCGAAAACTTATGATTATCTGTTCAAGCTGCTACTGATCGGGGACTCCGGGGTGGGGAAGACCTGTGTGCTGTTCAGGTTCAGCGAGGACGCCTTCAACTCCACCTTCATCTCCACTATAG GCATAGACTTCAAGATCCGTACCATAGAATTGGACGGCAAGAAGATAAAACTGCAGATATGGGACACTGCGGGACAAGAGAGGTTtcgcaccatcaccaccgcctatTATCGTGGGGCAATGGGGATCATGCTGGTGTACGACATCACCAACGAGAAGAGCTTCGACAACATCAAGAACTG GATCCGCAACATAGAGGAACATGCCTCGGCTGATGTTGAGAAAATGATACTCGGGAACAAGTGTGACGTGAATGACAAGAGACAG GTGTCGAGGGACCGCGGGGAGCAGCTGGCGATAGAGTATGGCATCAAGTTTATGGAGACGTCGGCCAAGGCTTCCATCAACGTAGAGGACGCCTTCTTCTCCCTCGCCCGGGATATCAAGgcaaagatggagaagaaattg GAGGCCAGCAACCCTCCCAAGGGCGGCCACGTCATCAAGCCGGATGAGCCGCCACGCAAAAACATCATGAACTGGCTGGCTAAGTGTAGTCTTCTATGA
- the LOC135091315 gene encoding rRNA N6-adenosine-methyltransferase ZCCHC4-like isoform X1: MAARGVAVVGVASTENPACVHGPTVVFERFLQDGSTRRFYACAACRDRKDCAFFLWADQTLSHTKRRLWADLYTAAWSKIPHRERYKKLKAVRRAAAGDRVYCKTCCVLLLASERESHLSCSLTTPLTDTQLAQPSTFLPPKENAKVEAQYLFSARSVEVLVGLVKCVGASGVLCVGAPRIHEALTSTPALRMASLLMDIDDRYCSFFPPESFLHYNMFNHHLFGGTAAHDTYLSFLAANEKLVLVSDPPFGGRMELLAHTLHTIEADWRTAAALDPQATLPVFLVFPYFLEAQVVASLPTLAMMDYQVDYDNHPIYSKGPKGMKHGSAVRVFTNQPLHALPLPGEEGYRWCEPCRRWVHHANAHCEVCRACTSKDGRTYKHCDECERCVKPAWVHCATCGGCRPPDHQCSTLPLGCYTCGDLDHKHLACPKRKRSVSSRESKKKKRKKGSKESAVPGSLADERHRDLDILAQLVDGK; this comes from the exons ATGGCGGCTCGTGGGGTGGCAGTGGTTGGGGTGGCCTCCACTGAAAACCCAGCCTGTGTTCATG GCCCCACTGTCGTGTTTGAGCGCTTCCTGCAGGACGGCAGCACACGCAGGTTCTACGCGTGTGCTGCCTGTAGGGACCGCAAGGACTGTGCTTTTTTCCTATGGGCGGACCAGACCCTCAGCCACACCAAGAGGAGGCTGTGGGCTGACCTCTACACGGCAGCCTGGTCTAAGATACCCCACAGAGAGAGATATAAGAA GCTGAAGGCGGTGAGGCGGGCAGCAGCTGGGGACCGAGTGTACTGCAAGACGTGttgtgtgctgctgctggcgTCTGAGAGAGAGTCCCACTTGTcctgctccctcaccacccctCTGACGGATACCCAGCTGGCCCAACCCTCCACG TTTCTACCAccaaaagaaaatgcaaaggtGGAAGCGCAGTACCTGTTCTCGGCAAGGAgtgtggaggtgctggtggggCTGGTGAAGTGCGTGGGGGCCTCTGGGGTGCTGTGTGTTGGCGCCCCAAGGATACATGAAGCTCTCACATCCACGCCAGCTCTCAGAATGGCTTCCCTTTTAATGGACATTGATGACAGATAT TGTTCCTTCTTCCCGCCGGAGAGCTTCCTGCACTACAACATGTTCAACCACCACTTGTTTGGCGGCACAGCGGCTCACGACACATACCTCTCCTTCCTGGCGGCCAATGAGA AGCTGGTGTTGGTGAGCGATCCGCCCTTTGGTGGACGCATGGAGCTGCTGGCACACACCCTGCACACCATAGAGGCCGACTGGAGGACTGCCGCCGCCCTCGACCCTCAGGCCACGCTGCCCG TGTTCCTGGTGTTCCCATACTTCCTGGAGGCTCAGGTGGTGGCCAGTCTGCCCACCCTGGCCATGATGGACTACCAGGTGGACTACGACAACCACCCCATCTAtagtaaag GGCCAAAGGGGATGAAGCATGGGTCAGCAGTGCGAGTGTTCACCAACCAGCCGCTGCACGCCCTGCCGCTGCCGGGAGAGGAGGGCTACCGGTGGTGTGAGCCGTGCCGCCGCTGGGTGCACCATGCCAACGCACACTGTGAGGTCTGCCGGGCATGCACGTCCAAG GATGGCCGCACATACAAGCACTGTGATGAGTGTGAGCGGTGTGTCAAGCCAGCCTGGGTGCACTGTGCCACCTGTGGAGGGTGTCGGCCGCCAGACCACCAGTGCTCCACCTTGCCTCTGGGCTGCTACACCTGTGGGGACCTGGACCACAAGCACCTCGCCTGCCCCAAACGCAAg aGGTCTGTGTCATCGAGAGAatccaaaaagaagaaaagaaagaaaggtagcaAGGAGTCAGCAGTACCAGGCAGTCTGGCTGATGAGAGACACAGGGACCTGGACATCCTGGCTCAGCTCGttgatggaaaataa